One window of Candidatus Methylocalor cossyra genomic DNA carries:
- a CDS encoding YncE family protein: MTPWAAGQTRVLLLFAAAALVGPGARAEPFAYITNQKDDTVSVIDTASGQVVKTVQVGSQPAGVAVSRDGAKVVVTNPGSKDITVLDGRTHTVAATLAVGEGPLGVALDPSGARAYVADFYGHYLSVLDLAEGRLVKRMAVGRHPAGVVVSPDGARLYVANREDDSVSSFHGGTLDLDRTVAVGRHPFGLLLDSKAQRLYSANVESNDVSVVDTAAMRVIKTIPVGKRPYALASALSGKRVLVTNQYDNTVSVIDAERLETIGTVPVGEYPEGIASHPDDRHVYVANWFSNTVSVIDALTLTVEKTIVTGDGSRAFGVFIPPGVPCR; the protein is encoded by the coding sequence ATGACCCCTTGGGCGGCGGGGCAGACGCGGGTGCTGCTGCTGTTCGCCGCCGCAGCCCTGGTCGGGCCCGGGGCCCGAGCGGAACCCTTCGCGTACATCACCAACCAGAAGGACGATACCGTGTCGGTGATCGACACCGCCAGCGGCCAGGTGGTGAAAACGGTGCAGGTGGGTTCCCAGCCGGCGGGTGTGGCGGTGAGCCGGGATGGGGCGAAGGTGGTGGTGACCAACCCGGGCAGCAAGGACATCACCGTGCTCGATGGCCGCACCCACACCGTCGCCGCCACCCTGGCGGTCGGGGAAGGGCCCTTGGGCGTAGCGCTGGACCCGTCCGGGGCGCGGGCCTATGTGGCGGATTTCTATGGCCACTATCTCTCGGTCCTGGATCTCGCCGAGGGTCGGCTGGTGAAACGGATGGCGGTCGGCCGGCACCCCGCAGGGGTAGTGGTCAGCCCCGATGGCGCCAGGCTCTATGTGGCGAACCGGGAGGACGATTCGGTTTCCTCGTTCCATGGCGGTACGCTGGACCTGGACCGCACCGTCGCGGTCGGTCGCCACCCCTTCGGCCTACTGCTGGACAGCAAGGCCCAGCGCCTTTACAGCGCCAATGTGGAAAGCAACGATGTCTCGGTGGTGGATACGGCGGCCATGCGCGTGATCAAGACCATCCCGGTGGGCAAGCGGCCTTACGCCTTGGCCTCGGCCCTGAGCGGGAAGCGGGTGTTGGTGACCAACCAGTACGACAACACCGTATCGGTGATCGATGCTGAGCGGCTGGAAACCATCGGCACCGTGCCGGTCGGCGAGTACCCAGAAGGCATCGCGAGTCACCCGGACGACCGCCATGTCTACGTCGCCAACTGGTTCAGCAACACGGTTTCGGTGATCGACGCCCTAACGCTCACGGTGGAAAAGACCATCGTCACCGGCGACGGCAGCCGGGCATTCGGGGTGTTCATCCCGCCGGGCGTCCCCTGCCGTTGA